A window of the Pseudobacteroides sp. genome harbors these coding sequences:
- a CDS encoding YwmB family TATA-box binding protein: MKKAAYVLISIAILIIIILTIRYFENSQENKEVGDVLVESFKVSGARFLKSELYLWGRVKNNNMDSLWSIGKSVLENIGVSERNIHINKEQSCEEQQKIQVFDNKGQNKNPIISLQLDKNGNKPDESFISANLINEASNESIEGVKQKVLPVFEELKTTPQVTACIMGIFDGKKEPKLLDDIFSKVLKEVKALRVEGINDGNTLSVSAYSPLIEDSITVDGKKININLATRYNANEDRTYLWLATPIITTEY; this comes from the coding sequence ATGAAAAAAGCAGCTTATGTATTGATTTCCATAGCTATTCTGATTATTATTATTCTTACCATTAGGTACTTTGAAAACTCACAGGAAAATAAGGAAGTTGGCGATGTGCTTGTAGAGTCATTTAAGGTTTCAGGTGCCCGGTTTCTCAAAAGCGAGCTTTATCTTTGGGGAAGGGTAAAGAACAACAATATGGATAGTTTGTGGTCGATCGGTAAAAGCGTCTTGGAGAATATTGGAGTCAGCGAAAGAAATATACATATAAATAAAGAACAGAGCTGTGAAGAACAGCAGAAAATTCAGGTTTTTGACAATAAGGGCCAGAATAAAAATCCAATCATAAGCCTTCAACTTGATAAAAATGGCAACAAACCTGATGAGAGCTTTATTTCTGCTAATCTTATTAACGAGGCGTCAAATGAGAGTATTGAGGGTGTCAAACAAAAAGTACTGCCGGTGTTTGAGGAACTAAAAACTACGCCCCAAGTTACAGCCTGTATTATGGGAATATTCGATGGTAAAAAAGAGCCGAAGCTCTTGGATGATATATTCAGTAAAGTTTTAAAGGAGGTGAAAGCTCTTAGAGTGGAAGGAATTAATGACGGAAATACTTTAAGCGTTAGTGCATATTCTCCGTTGATTGAAGATTCTATTACTGTAGACGGTAAAAAAATAAACATAAATTTAGCGACCAGATATAATGCTAACGAGGATAGGACATATTTATGGCTTGCTACACCGATTATAACTACAGAATACTAA
- a CDS encoding CarD family transcriptional regulator, whose protein sequence is MYNIGDKIVYPMHGAGVIESIEEKEILGQKKSYYVVKIPVGEMKVMIPTSNVTDIGIRQVISNQDADKVLATLGEMEQSSNNNWNKRYRENMTKIKSGDIFEIACVVRSLIQRDRDKGLSTGERKMLNSAKQILVSELVLAKNIEPFEIEKIMNKYLKF, encoded by the coding sequence ATGTATAATATAGGAGATAAGATCGTTTATCCGATGCATGGTGCCGGAGTTATAGAATCTATCGAAGAAAAAGAGATTCTGGGCCAGAAAAAAAGTTATTACGTGGTAAAAATACCCGTCGGTGAAATGAAGGTTATGATACCCACTAGCAATGTAACGGATATAGGAATTAGACAAGTTATCAGCAACCAGGACGCAGACAAAGTATTAGCCACCTTAGGTGAAATGGAGCAATCTTCAAACAACAATTGGAATAAACGGTACAGGGAAAACATGACTAAAATTAAAAGCGGTGATATTTTTGAAATCGCCTGTGTTGTTCGATCATTGATTCAAAGAGACAGAGATAAGGGATTATCAACAGGTGAGCGCAAAATGTTAAACAGTGCTAAGCAAATTTTAGTCAGTGAACTTGTTCTGGCAAAAAATATAGAACCATTTGAAATTGAAAAAATAATGAACAAGTATCTCAAATTTTAA
- a CDS encoding S-layer homology domain-containing protein, with the protein MNTFKRVISLVIILLILIPVNTDYKGAVFGAAADISPQMPPEKLRVEAINSEEPPIGYNEFDGYYVDLKWDQVTFPDDSISGFINVNLQEVNRPYKPATTVELRERDLPGGTAQIRLKNLKSGTVYYVTLTAYHTHSNGNTTYNSALSVESNKVKFMTDINLMGSSYGINQLKIEWDDVWNIGRRIDYKLYVSENPEFNSVQPIYIGESQIEPLGPIKVNQVSGRLEYILTVNDPGRVYYIKVVPDIVEANLKKTNESGTILVSSFIIARTSKISENDDGSIWRFDWSAVVTGLSSTEMTISYQIFRGSVENNDVPQYMASVDDTNFFITLPPGENIYYYTIIASITKNGEDVYPGIKIKSDKILLNEHDIITTPGVPEITDLFERVVGDPIISYRDELKPNRATVLWRVPKKGDGSIDTDVSYDIWLINNPNQLDNPPEGTRLAFDFKPASSNYIVDGTDIKGFKYTVSNLTPNSTYYFKIIAKKSLVDYVNGKLQSIVKKSDPALKVIITPSEGPIDQPLIPGRPPFGIKMTAEGMSAITASTVTISLKNKWYEKFNNEIGKWEYVRTEKLSINDIPDYIPSPDTLDGKNYRVVEYDSGVTIDVGCVEYVDGMSYNDIANIPANKITGFPVNANDNTEDASLNPDGKRHNVDITLTNLIPNKTYIIWLRAARRSVSLLSGPSDPIVITTDPDIVPPIVKPTVPIFNYGLAGDTFVDLGWNFNSKYKYTLKYGTVENINSTSGTVQISPDKLANASFYRIENLLQDTVYFFWVQAETVTGGSKSEWSDSYILKTLPLNPPETPAGFGVKNGEDAITKNSITFEWIMKEGMEYKLEIASDINYKSLTEYKSKNVSEYKVEGLKSNFRYYARLYAFDPKKQVYSSPTQSITVRTERSDDDYDSNQDIENVLTGEFVITDPKLINNIWNVSITGSNADRFIEHMQTDKVIDYKIDLTNPPAKAENIKIIIGSKVIDALSNLKENVIIAADSNTDGNLQFIIGAGMIGENTRMSISKKMGEFNYELNIGFTGGNKGEGNPNLEFKTSDLSIGLVASGTSTNIPFEKFDEPMRIVFPYTDYSWYREGRTSGYGLDKNSMKWNILKTSAVFDENEGNGFVRVHAVKPGKIAVAEPGRSFYDDISGSWAESSINNVASVCNLKSIEGSSFDPGRNITLGEAVKLMLDVMNVKYDNDYMTTASKAQLISANEMLRPEDSCSREKAISMICRLYEIKTGRPGKSSSIVKTGLKDINQVSTRYVAQVNFAIQNGIVAGRDNDYLNPLGSVTRAEEAAMIEKLLILTGEL; encoded by the coding sequence ATGAATACCTTTAAAAGGGTAATAAGCCTTGTTATTATTTTGCTTATTCTAATCCCTGTAAATACCGATTATAAGGGTGCGGTTTTTGGTGCTGCAGCAGACATATCTCCACAGATGCCGCCTGAGAAACTAAGGGTTGAAGCGATAAACTCCGAGGAGCCTCCGATTGGCTATAATGAGTTTGACGGCTACTATGTTGATCTGAAATGGGATCAGGTAACATTTCCCGATGATTCAATTTCCGGGTTTATAAACGTTAACCTCCAGGAAGTTAACAGACCATATAAGCCTGCTACAACAGTAGAGCTCAGGGAGAGAGATCTTCCCGGGGGTACAGCTCAAATAAGGCTTAAAAACCTTAAGTCGGGAACTGTATATTATGTAACCTTGACTGCATACCATACCCATTCAAACGGTAACACAACTTATAACAGTGCCTTATCGGTTGAGTCAAATAAAGTAAAGTTTATGACGGACATCAACCTTATGGGATCGTCATACGGGATTAACCAGTTGAAAATTGAGTGGGATGATGTATGGAACATAGGAAGAAGAATTGACTATAAGCTTTATGTATCTGAAAATCCGGAGTTTAACAGCGTTCAGCCTATCTATATCGGAGAAAGCCAGATAGAGCCTCTAGGGCCTATAAAAGTAAATCAGGTTTCAGGCAGACTGGAGTACATACTTACGGTAAATGATCCGGGAAGGGTTTATTATATAAAGGTTGTGCCGGATATTGTGGAAGCCAACCTTAAGAAAACCAATGAGTCTGGAACAATATTGGTAAGCAGCTTTATAATAGCCAGAACCAGCAAGATATCGGAGAACGACGATGGAAGCATATGGAGGTTTGACTGGAGTGCTGTTGTAACAGGCTTAAGCAGCACAGAAATGACAATATCCTACCAAATCTTCAGGGGAAGCGTTGAAAATAATGATGTTCCCCAGTACATGGCATCTGTTGATGATACAAACTTTTTTATTACACTGCCGCCTGGAGAGAATATATATTATTATACAATAATTGCCAGTATAACTAAAAACGGAGAGGATGTATATCCTGGAATAAAAATAAAATCTGACAAAATACTTCTAAATGAACATGACATAATTACCACTCCTGGGGTGCCGGAAATAACCGACCTATTTGAAAGGGTTGTTGGCGATCCCATAATAAGCTATAGGGATGAGCTTAAACCAAACCGTGCTACTGTCCTCTGGAGGGTACCAAAAAAGGGGGATGGAAGCATTGATACCGATGTGTCCTATGATATATGGCTTATTAATAATCCCAATCAACTGGACAATCCGCCTGAAGGTACCAGGCTTGCTTTTGATTTCAAGCCTGCGTCATCAAATTATATAGTTGACGGGACAGATATAAAGGGATTCAAGTATACCGTTTCAAACCTGACACCTAATTCAACTTATTACTTTAAAATAATAGCTAAAAAAAGCCTTGTGGATTATGTGAACGGCAAGCTTCAAAGTATAGTAAAGAAGTCAGATCCGGCTTTAAAGGTAATAATCACTCCTTCAGAGGGCCCTATCGACCAACCGTTAATTCCCGGGAGGCCGCCATTTGGCATTAAGATGACAGCCGAAGGTATGTCTGCCATTACAGCTTCAACCGTTACAATAAGCCTTAAAAACAAATGGTATGAAAAATTCAATAATGAAATTGGAAAATGGGAATATGTAAGGACGGAAAAGTTAAGTATAAATGATATTCCGGATTATATACCTTCTCCCGATACATTAGATGGCAAAAACTACCGTGTTGTAGAATATGATTCAGGTGTTACAATAGATGTAGGGTGTGTTGAATATGTTGACGGTATGTCATATAATGATATCGCGAATATACCTGCCAACAAGATAACCGGCTTCCCTGTCAATGCCAATGATAATACAGAGGATGCCAGTTTAAACCCCGACGGAAAGCGGCACAATGTGGATATAACATTGACAAACCTTATTCCTAATAAAACTTATATCATATGGCTAAGGGCTGCGAGAAGAAGTGTGAGCCTCTTGTCAGGGCCTTCAGATCCTATAGTCATTACAACCGATCCTGATATTGTTCCGCCTATCGTTAAGCCAACAGTGCCCATTTTTAATTATGGCTTGGCTGGAGATACATTTGTTGATTTAGGTTGGAACTTCAACAGTAAATATAAATATACTTTGAAATATGGGACTGTAGAGAATATTAATTCAACTTCGGGAACAGTACAAATAAGCCCGGACAAACTTGCTAATGCAAGTTTTTACAGAATAGAAAACCTTTTACAGGATACGGTTTATTTTTTCTGGGTTCAGGCAGAAACAGTTACAGGCGGATCAAAATCGGAATGGAGTGATTCCTACATACTAAAAACTCTTCCGCTAAACCCCCCTGAAACTCCTGCTGGATTTGGTGTAAAAAATGGTGAGGATGCAATTACAAAAAACAGCATAACCTTTGAATGGATTATGAAAGAGGGTATGGAGTACAAGCTCGAGATAGCATCCGATATTAATTATAAAAGTCTGACAGAGTATAAAAGTAAAAATGTATCGGAATATAAGGTCGAAGGTCTTAAGTCCAATTTCAGGTATTATGCAAGGTTATACGCATTTGACCCAAAAAAACAGGTGTACTCTTCTCCTACGCAAAGCATAACAGTAAGGACAGAGAGAAGTGACGACGACTATGATTCTAATCAGGACATTGAAAATGTATTGACTGGCGAGTTTGTTATCACTGATCCTAAACTTATAAACAATATTTGGAATGTTAGTATTACCGGGTCAAATGCCGATAGATTTATTGAGCATATGCAAACAGATAAAGTGATAGACTATAAAATAGACTTAACCAACCCGCCAGCTAAAGCCGAAAATATAAAAATAATAATAGGAAGCAAAGTTATTGATGCCTTGTCAAATCTTAAGGAAAACGTAATCATAGCGGCAGACAGCAACACTGACGGCAATTTACAGTTTATAATCGGGGCCGGTATGATTGGAGAAAACACAAGAATGTCTATATCCAAAAAAATGGGAGAATTTAATTATGAATTGAACATTGGCTTTACAGGAGGCAACAAAGGGGAAGGAAACCCTAACCTTGAATTTAAAACAAGTGATCTGTCAATAGGGCTGGTTGCTAGTGGAACGAGTACCAACATTCCTTTTGAGAAGTTTGATGAGCCTATGAGAATAGTTTTTCCATATACAGATTACAGTTGGTACAGAGAAGGAAGGACCAGCGGGTATGGGTTGGACAAGAACAGCATGAAGTGGAATATACTTAAAACCAGTGCAGTATTTGATGAGAATGAAGGTAATGGGTTTGTAAGGGTCCATGCTGTAAAACCGGGTAAAATTGCTGTAGCTGAACCGGGTAGAAGCTTTTATGATGATATATCCGGAAGTTGGGCGGAAAGCTCAATAAATAATGTTGCATCGGTATGCAACTTAAAAAGCATAGAGGGCAGCTCCTTTGATCCGGGAAGAAATATTACGCTTGGAGAAGCTGTAAAACTTATGCTTGACGTAATGAATGTAAAATACGACAATGATTATATGACAACAGCATCAAAAGCCCAGCTCATCTCCGCAAATGAGATGTTAAGGCCGGAGGATAGCTGTTCTAGGGAAAAGGCGATTTCAATGATCTGCAGGCTGTATGAGATAAAAACCGGCAGACCCGGAAAGTCTTCAAGCATAGTAAAGACAGGACTTAAAGATATAAATCAGGTGTCGACAAGATATGTGGCTCAGGTAAATTTTGCCATACAGAATGGGATTGTTGCAGGAAGGGATAATGACTACTTGAATCCATTAGGGTCTGTAACCCGTGCCGAAGAAGCAGCAATGATAGAAAAGCTGCTCATTCTTACAGGTGAGCTATAA
- a CDS encoding ferrous iron transporter A gives MKFARKLLAIFLVILITMGYLPENQKTAFAAPTFYLTAYAFESGQLTLRWPALAGTQSVRVVFHRPTEPVTVTEIRKDQITNTIDIPGLLDNIVYDIKIELYNNIGCTGSIVGSGLLYFCPNISFRAKVLEQTRKPVLGGGYEIGVSPALNLQWSIPKVWIEASDTFEYINKPDSLAQVQAKINSFYSETREFSTFNFRINISTDYNSLNSGSAQSAILVNQVIPNVPTDPISYTANVSGSSATASVNDLNPEGSVNFDLIGRASSSSGLPGPANTYQLPDADILPGTVYYMNIKPIVKNSSGAAVNAITVGPAISQNGSRLLGATPYVYSPLRFQISRDEANNVYVKVYRINQGSLDLPALKYEVQTGDDPTVEGDWKVRKSLNDSYFPNGSAYALTAFTVSNANNLIYYKVVVKTDASNDRLESPKMPYTITEDNSRPPVPTNLTIVDRTAVAGDIIDPQTNAVINIKSTDITVSWNKPSNWNEVKNSIPYDESKDLYFHFLLSTSQTDISVLPYPKLEFDGRVYGEFQVKYRLMRYVSARSPNIIEDGNRLIYKFKGFELFKGEDADGVPDNDIPNPDSYPAHLIPNKVYYLQMYTSNGAYKGSTDKEWISDRSVPISFTTLTMGGREVPMPFNLRLTKNNSETIPGPPVEISNNIELQFEKVSINWADYTSNLSVTKAVYYDLYASNSTGKDSFIMIGSTENPIGDVKFIGTDAQSTSIKVTLYKFSEDTLAYSVFGSKLKPNTTYYYTLKARLVFGSSKQESMFTAILPVTTVNGNLSPPDESLRNPIAPVDFSIAKDNVGNLMVSGSTVVFQWTNAEPGVRYEIICTTSMLPSEAPLSLYSDDIYYNSFRAALGDLSLDPHELPLADNFEYDELSKKCQYSIDQWISPNKLYYFSIRAENTTSGKTSAWVCIPVTTLLVESPSNLIPVTDSQIGISWEDTSPSTTPDDFKIFIKGPDDKDYKALTRSSFVVSREGYRYYGRVFNLKFNSVYNVRVYKGSTDLSLVLEKNGIRTMDKDHQVEVKWKGRSGYSYELAIKSSDDVDYTVLADSDLEQFTNADSNILPYYLEKSPEFAGTNFYNFYARIKTVATLQHDGTVKHVPLKSNMKYYVKVRAYKVDSLDTSAVSYSKYAGPTDIRTEFNQKDYDKTDQDIKKQAIFLDKIGKIEESLLWKMAVNSNINKLLLKDERTQNAFQNNGRYPFMLDITPTGANIDTDIIYIPAGIIKLMNTEDRSLVIKTLGTEFTIRPRTLDLSRTGKSNNYDFESEFFKMTITRSTSGIVLPKGADLSSKITTVGFKAIDANKNAQEVEQLIKDKLYNKDTGLVQERINLVLSSDSVKMTPGEMEKYLTGETEDMLKALALYIEKAVEGSSSTPGIIKNETQITVLNEAMPIKLSYKSSKGKAYPYILGADEAAWKKLTDKAYTAAGDSVSFTSGSTGKYTVITVSNTSADIPENGLLAEDIKKITAKYDLSSVMGPNGSMYPESTLSVKDAVSLYELLMGKGGGAAGLDTKQKIAALGLTDVFGNLGTMKSIEKQELAALAGKLYASKMGIDIGSFEPLKKPLINDEGAISAKLKKYVLLCMDIKVLSVDEKSNFNPGSIVTRAQVLSSLARVLEMTGDL, from the coding sequence ATGAAATTTGCAAGGAAGCTGCTGGCAATATTTTTGGTGATATTGATAACCATGGGATATTTACCGGAAAATCAAAAAACTGCATTTGCTGCACCCACTTTTTACTTAACAGCTTATGCATTTGAATCTGGGCAATTAACCCTCAGATGGCCTGCTTTGGCGGGTACTCAATCTGTCAGGGTGGTATTCCATAGACCTACAGAGCCTGTAACGGTTACAGAAATCAGAAAGGACCAGATTACAAATACCATTGATATTCCAGGTCTTTTGGATAATATAGTATATGATATAAAAATTGAGTTATATAATAATATAGGGTGTACAGGCTCAATAGTAGGAAGCGGCCTTTTATACTTTTGCCCAAATATAAGTTTTAGGGCCAAAGTTTTGGAGCAGACTAGAAAGCCTGTTTTGGGGGGCGGCTATGAAATAGGTGTTAGCCCAGCTCTAAATCTACAGTGGTCCATTCCAAAGGTTTGGATTGAGGCCAGCGATACATTTGAATATATTAACAAGCCGGATTCACTGGCACAGGTCCAGGCTAAAATTAATTCCTTTTATAGCGAAACAAGAGAGTTTTCAACTTTTAATTTCAGGATAAACATATCAACAGACTATAACAGCTTAAACAGCGGGTCTGCACAATCGGCAATATTGGTAAATCAGGTAATACCGAATGTACCCACTGATCCCATATCCTATACGGCCAATGTATCTGGAAGCAGTGCAACTGCTAGTGTAAATGATTTGAATCCAGAAGGAAGTGTTAATTTTGATTTGATCGGAAGGGCAAGCAGTTCATCAGGGCTGCCTGGTCCTGCAAATACTTACCAGCTGCCTGATGCAGATATATTACCTGGTACGGTATATTATATGAACATCAAGCCTATTGTCAAAAATTCATCCGGAGCAGCAGTCAATGCCATAACCGTAGGACCTGCAATTTCCCAGAATGGAAGCCGTTTGTTGGGTGCGACCCCTTATGTCTATTCTCCCCTGAGATTTCAGATATCAAGGGATGAAGCAAATAATGTTTATGTTAAAGTTTACAGGATAAATCAGGGCAGCCTCGATTTGCCAGCCCTAAAGTATGAGGTTCAAACAGGTGATGATCCTACTGTTGAAGGGGACTGGAAAGTTAGGAAGAGCCTCAATGACAGCTACTTTCCCAATGGGTCTGCCTATGCATTAACAGCTTTTACTGTAAGTAATGCCAACAACCTTATTTATTATAAGGTTGTTGTAAAGACTGATGCTTCCAACGACAGGCTGGAATCGCCCAAAATGCCTTATACCATAACTGAAGACAACTCAAGGCCGCCTGTACCTACAAATCTTACCATTGTGGACAGGACTGCAGTAGCTGGAGATATTATTGACCCTCAAACAAATGCTGTTATAAATATTAAATCAACAGATATTACCGTATCCTGGAATAAGCCTTCAAACTGGAACGAGGTTAAAAATTCTATTCCATATGATGAAAGCAAGGATTTATATTTTCACTTTCTTTTAAGTACAAGCCAGACTGACATTTCTGTCCTTCCATATCCCAAGCTAGAGTTTGATGGCAGGGTTTATGGAGAATTCCAGGTGAAATACAGGCTCATGAGGTATGTCAGTGCCAGATCACCCAATATAATTGAGGATGGAAACAGGCTTATATACAAGTTTAAGGGATTTGAACTTTTCAAGGGAGAGGATGCGGATGGGGTACCGGACAATGACATCCCCAATCCCGACAGTTATCCGGCACATCTTATACCCAACAAGGTATACTATTTGCAAATGTATACTTCAAATGGTGCATATAAAGGGTCTACGGACAAGGAATGGATTTCAGATCGATCAGTGCCCATAAGCTTCACAACTCTTACAATGGGCGGCAGGGAAGTGCCTATGCCCTTCAATCTGAGACTAACTAAAAATAACAGCGAAACCATACCTGGGCCCCCTGTGGAGATTTCAAACAACATTGAGCTTCAATTTGAAAAGGTGAGTATAAACTGGGCTGACTATACATCAAACCTGAGCGTTACCAAGGCTGTATACTATGACTTGTATGCCAGTAACAGTACTGGCAAGGATTCATTTATTATGATTGGGTCCACCGAGAATCCTATTGGGGATGTAAAATTCATAGGGACTGACGCTCAGAGTACATCTATTAAAGTAACACTCTATAAATTTAGTGAAGATACTTTGGCATACAGCGTCTTCGGTTCAAAGCTAAAGCCAAACACCACATACTATTATACCCTAAAGGCCAGGCTGGTTTTCGGGTCTTCTAAACAAGAGTCCATGTTTACGGCAATATTGCCTGTGACTACTGTAAATGGTAATTTGTCACCTCCTGACGAGTCGCTGAGAAATCCTATAGCTCCAGTGGATTTTTCCATTGCAAAGGACAATGTAGGTAACCTGATGGTTTCGGGATCGACTGTAGTATTTCAGTGGACCAATGCAGAGCCTGGTGTTAGGTATGAGATCATATGCACAACCAGCATGCTTCCTTCAGAGGCACCCTTGTCGCTGTATAGCGATGATATTTACTACAACAGCTTTAGAGCAGCCCTGGGGGATTTGTCCCTTGATCCGCACGAGTTGCCTCTTGCAGACAATTTTGAGTATGATGAGTTAAGTAAGAAATGTCAATATAGTATTGATCAGTGGATTTCACCCAACAAGCTTTATTATTTTAGCATAAGGGCTGAAAACACAACCAGCGGAAAAACCAGTGCATGGGTTTGTATACCTGTAACAACGCTTTTGGTTGAATCGCCGTCCAACCTTATACCTGTTACCGATTCTCAGATAGGCATATCTTGGGAGGATACAAGTCCAAGCACTACGCCGGATGACTTCAAAATATTTATAAAAGGACCGGATGATAAGGATTATAAGGCCCTAACACGATCAAGCTTTGTTGTTTCAAGAGAGGGTTATCGCTATTATGGAAGAGTTTTTAACTTAAAGTTTAACTCTGTATACAACGTAAGAGTTTATAAAGGAAGCACTGATCTCTCCCTTGTTCTTGAGAAAAATGGTATCCGTACTATGGATAAGGACCATCAGGTGGAAGTGAAATGGAAGGGTCGAAGCGGCTACAGCTATGAGCTTGCAATAAAGTCATCAGACGATGTAGATTATACGGTATTGGCTGATTCAGATCTTGAACAGTTTACAAATGCTGACTCTAATATACTTCCGTACTATTTGGAAAAATCTCCTGAGTTTGCAGGGACCAACTTTTATAACTTTTATGCCCGGATTAAAACAGTTGCTACGCTGCAGCATGATGGCACGGTTAAGCATGTTCCATTAAAATCAAACATGAAATACTACGTTAAGGTTAGGGCATACAAGGTTGACTCTCTTGATACTTCGGCGGTATCATATTCCAAATATGCCGGACCTACAGACATTAGAACAGAGTTTAACCAGAAAGATTATGACAAAACAGATCAGGATATCAAGAAGCAAGCTATCTTCTTGGACAAAATCGGAAAAATAGAGGAGAGCCTTCTTTGGAAGATGGCTGTCAACAGCAATATAAACAAGCTTCTGTTAAAAGATGAAAGGACCCAAAATGCATTTCAGAATAATGGAAGATACCCGTTTATGCTTGATATCACACCAACTGGTGCAAATATTGATACCGATATAATATACATACCTGCCGGCATTATAAAACTTATGAACACAGAAGACAGGAGCCTTGTTATTAAGACTTTGGGAACTGAGTTTACAATAAGACCAAGAACTCTAGATTTAAGCAGAACTGGAAAATCAAACAATTATGATTTTGAAAGTGAATTCTTTAAGATGACTATTACAAGAAGCACCAGCGGCATTGTTCTGCCAAAAGGGGCAGATCTTTCATCAAAGATTACTACAGTTGGATTTAAGGCCATTGATGCCAACAAAAACGCTCAGGAAGTGGAGCAACTTATTAAGGATAAGCTGTATAATAAGGACACAGGACTTGTTCAGGAAAGAATTAACCTTGTATTATCTTCGGACTCCGTTAAAATGACACCGGGAGAAATGGAGAAATATCTTACAGGTGAAACAGAGGACATGCTTAAGGCATTAGCTTTATATATAGAAAAAGCAGTGGAGGGCTCAAGCAGTACTCCGGGAATAATAAAAAACGAAACTCAAATAACAGTTCTTAATGAAGCCATGCCCATTAAGCTTTCATATAAGAGCTCAAAGGGAAAAGCCTACCCATATATTCTTGGAGCCGATGAAGCTGCATGGAAGAAGCTGACCGATAAAGCTTATACTGCAGCAGGTGACAGTGTTTCATTTACATCAGGAAGTACGGGAAAATACACGGTGATAACAGTTTCTAATACATCAGCTGATATACCGGAGAACGGCCTTTTGGCTGAAGATATAAAAAAGATTACAGCAAAATATGATTTGAGCTCTGTAATGGGTCCTAATGGATCTATGTATCCCGAAAGCACTTTATCGGTGAAAGATGCCGTAAGTCTCTATGAGCTTCTAATGGGCAAGGGCGGAGGTGCTGCGGGACTTGATACGAAACAGAAAATTGCTGCCTTGGGCCTCACAGACGTGTTTGGAAATTTAGGTACCATGAAAAGTATTGAAAAACAGGAGCTTGCAGCATTAGCAGGAAAACTTTATGCCTCAAAAATGGGGATTGATATCGGAAGTTTTGAACCATTAAAGAAGCCGCTTATAAATGATGAGGGGGCTATTTCCGCAAAACTTAAAAAGTATGTGCTGCTTTGCATGGATATCAAGGTTCTTTCAGTTGATGAAAAGAGCAATTTCAATCCAGGATCTATTGTTACAAGGGCTCAGGTGCTATCTTCACTAGCAAGAGTGCTGGAAATGACGGGAGATTTATAG
- a CDS encoding S-layer homology domain-containing protein: MKAYYKSAASLLITLMLVTLLPIGMSYSHGVVYDTSSLEGNKLRITLKLSDPNEKKGLSIVFYHLKNGKTLNIGYEIKDGAKNTASMDYNLAGALVPIRIVLTNISPSADLPFKDIRNTEAEEFIRDLHDKGIVNGKQQDYYKPKDLVSRAEFAVLITKALGIEINNAMENKYKDISKHWARDYINAAAQKGFISGYKDGTMRPDNYVTVAEACTLVHKAFKLNTNYSGIYDKLKQDKWYSQYVKKIFDLKILSTSDSIYRNFDEEAFLNRANCAIILSRALSTSNQY, encoded by the coding sequence ATGAAAGCATATTATAAATCTGCTGCCAGCCTTTTAATAACATTAATGCTTGTAACTCTACTTCCCATTGGTATGTCTTACTCACATGGGGTTGTATATGATACTTCCTCTCTCGAAGGCAATAAGTTAAGAATAACATTAAAGTTGAGTGATCCCAATGAAAAAAAAGGCTTATCCATCGTGTTTTATCATTTGAAAAATGGCAAAACCTTAAATATAGGCTATGAGATAAAGGATGGAGCTAAAAATACAGCTTCTATGGATTACAATCTTGCCGGGGCTCTTGTTCCAATCAGGATTGTGCTTACAAATATCTCACCTTCGGCCGATCTTCCTTTTAAGGATATCAGAAACACTGAAGCGGAAGAATTTATAAGGGATCTTCATGACAAGGGTATAGTAAACGGCAAGCAGCAAGATTACTATAAACCCAAGGATTTGGTTTCAAGAGCTGAATTTGCTGTATTGATCACCAAGGCACTTGGTATTGAAATAAATAATGCAATGGAAAATAAGTACAAGGATATTTCAAAACACTGGGCCAGAGATTATATAAATGCAGCAGCACAGAAAGGCTTTATATCGGGTTATAAGGATGGGACCATGAGGCCTGACAACTATGTTACCGTAGCAGAGGCGTGTACACTTGTGCATAAGGCATTCAAGCTTAATACAAATTACAGCGGCATTTATGATAAGCTTAAGCAGGACAAATGGTATAGCCAGTATGTTAAAAAAATTTTTGATCTTAAAATCTTGTCAACCAGCGACAGTATATATAGAAATTTTGATGAGGAAGCATTTTTAAATAGGGCGAACTGTGCCATTATATTAAGCAGGGCATTATCAACATCAAATCAATATTAA